In Mucilaginibacter celer, one DNA window encodes the following:
- a CDS encoding Atu4866 domain-containing protein, with amino-acid sequence MERIKPFNSNKTITTTHYLGVWVTRDGFIRHQFLPNGRYVEARGDNENAFAGYYSVLGNHVEYLDDTGFTAEGDFIDGAFFHAGMVFYKETA; translated from the coding sequence ATGGAAAGAATTAAGCCTTTCAACAGCAATAAAACAATAACAACAACTCATTATTTAGGGGTGTGGGTTACCCGCGACGGTTTTATCCGTCACCAATTTTTACCCAACGGCCGTTACGTGGAAGCACGCGGCGATAATGAAAATGCCTTCGCCGGTTATTACAGCGTATTAGGCAACCACGTTGAATACCTTGACGATACCGGCTTTACCGCCGAGGGGGATTTTATCGACGGAGCCTTTTTTCATGCCGGAATGGTGTTTTATAAAGAGACGGCATAG
- a CDS encoding oxidoreductase — protein sequence MENNKIWFVTGASKGLGLALVKKLLTQGYKVAATSRSLSDLTKAVDNANDSFLPLAVNLTNEESVQQAIELTVKTFSKIDVVVNNAGYGLLGGIEELTDREARDNFEVNVFGSLNVIRKALPYLRAQKSGHVLNVSSIGGFTGAFAGGGIYCATKFAVNGFSETLSAEVAPFGIKVTIVQPGYFRTNFLSAGSLAVPQNQIAEYENVRNTVNFHQNDMDKQQAGDPEKAAEAMIRITTEANPPLNLFLGEDAYGLVETKLAFVKNELETWKELSLSTAIKQ from the coding sequence ATGGAAAACAACAAAATATGGTTTGTAACCGGCGCCTCAAAGGGCCTGGGACTCGCCTTAGTCAAGAAACTATTAACGCAAGGCTATAAAGTAGCCGCAACATCGCGCAGCTTAAGCGATTTAACCAAAGCCGTTGACAACGCTAACGACAGTTTTTTGCCGCTGGCGGTCAATCTTACCAACGAAGAAAGCGTACAGCAAGCCATCGAGCTTACCGTTAAAACATTCAGTAAAATAGATGTGGTGGTAAACAATGCCGGTTACGGTTTATTAGGCGGTATTGAAGAACTAACCGACCGCGAAGCCCGCGATAATTTTGAAGTAAATGTGTTCGGTTCGCTAAACGTGATTCGCAAAGCACTGCCTTATTTGCGCGCACAAAAATCCGGACATGTTTTAAACGTATCATCCATCGGTGGTTTTACCGGTGCTTTTGCAGGCGGCGGTATTTATTGTGCCACCAAGTTTGCGGTTAACGGTTTTTCTGAAACCCTATCGGCCGAGGTTGCGCCTTTTGGTATTAAAGTAACCATTGTGCAGCCGGGTTATTTCCGCACCAATTTCCTGTCGGCAGGATCATTGGCGGTACCGCAAAACCAGATAGCCGAATACGAGAATGTACGTAATACAGTGAATTTTCACCAAAACGACATGGACAAGCAACAGGCCGGCGACCCGGAAAAAGCCGCCGAAGCCATGATCAGGATCACCACCGAGGCTAATCCGCCGCTAAATTTATTTTTAGGCGAGGATGCTTACGGCCTGGTTGAAACCAAGCTTGCCTTCGTTAAAAACGAATTGGAAACATGGAAAGAATTAAGCCTTTCAACAGCAATAAAACAATAA
- a CDS encoding SDR family oxidoreductase gives MENIKNKVVVITGASSGIGAFTARKLAGLGAKVVLAARREDQLKALVQEIGGNATYVVTDVAKRNDLDNLIQQAISKFGQVDVMWNNAGVMPISFFEEGHVDEWDKMIDINIKGVLYGINAVLPYMLKRGEGHILSTSSVGGLKTSPGIGVYSGTKFAVKAIMETLREEVAQTIKVTTIYPGATQSELGHDITSPKIKGLYGNLTNMPKLDEEAIANAVIYAISQRGNISVNEITVRPLGQTR, from the coding sequence ATGGAAAACATCAAAAACAAAGTGGTTGTGATAACCGGTGCCAGCAGCGGCATCGGCGCCTTCACGGCCCGCAAGCTGGCCGGGCTTGGCGCTAAAGTAGTTTTGGCCGCCCGCCGCGAAGATCAGTTAAAAGCCCTGGTACAGGAAATTGGCGGCAATGCCACCTACGTAGTAACCGATGTGGCTAAACGTAATGATCTGGATAACCTTATTCAGCAAGCCATATCCAAATTTGGCCAGGTGGACGTGATGTGGAACAACGCCGGCGTAATGCCCATCTCCTTTTTTGAAGAAGGCCACGTTGACGAATGGGACAAAATGATCGACATCAACATTAAAGGCGTTTTATATGGCATCAACGCGGTATTGCCCTACATGTTGAAGAGGGGAGAAGGGCATATCCTTTCCACCTCATCAGTAGGCGGTTTAAAAACGTCGCCCGGCATAGGCGTTTACAGCGGAACAAAGTTCGCGGTAAAAGCCATTATGGAAACCCTGAGGGAAGAAGTAGCACAAACTATTAAGGTAACAACAATTTACCCGGGTGCAACTCAATCAGAACTTGGTCATGATATCACCAGCCCCAAAATCAAGGGCCTGTATGGTAATCTTACCAATATGCCCAAGCTTGATGAAGAGGCCATAGCCAACGCCGTGATCTACGCCATCAGTCAACGCGGTAATATCTCGGTAAACGAAATAACCGTAAGGCCATTAGGGCAAACAAGATAA
- a CDS encoding SDR family NAD(P)-dependent oxidoreductase: MDNKKVWFITGASKGFGLSLVKQLLEAGQLVAATSRNQQELTAAVNTTSNNFLPLQVNLVSEASVSLALQHTHETFGRIDVVINNAGYGIGGAIEELSDAETRMAFDVNVFGTLNVIRYVMPYLRKQRSGHIINISSIAGVTPGTGWAVYGAAKHAVIGLTEVLAADVKEFGIYATVVMPGAFRTQFLTADSLAMTDNKIEGYTEVRANHDKLLKMNGKQAGDPEKAATAIINTVYEENPPVYLLLGGDAYNRALDKLHVLDTAYRQWQDVTCSTDF; the protein is encoded by the coding sequence ATGGACAACAAAAAAGTATGGTTTATTACCGGGGCTTCCAAAGGTTTTGGGCTCAGTTTAGTAAAACAGCTGCTTGAAGCTGGTCAGCTTGTTGCCGCCACTTCACGCAATCAACAGGAGTTAACCGCCGCGGTTAATACCACAAGCAATAATTTTTTACCCCTGCAGGTTAATCTGGTTAGTGAAGCCAGTGTATCATTAGCCCTGCAACACACGCACGAAACATTTGGCCGTATCGATGTAGTGATCAACAACGCCGGTTACGGTATTGGCGGCGCTATTGAAGAGCTAAGCGATGCCGAAACCCGTATGGCCTTTGATGTTAATGTTTTTGGAACGCTTAACGTGATCCGTTATGTAATGCCTTACCTGCGCAAACAACGTTCAGGGCATATCATCAATATTTCATCTATCGCCGGCGTAACTCCGGGCACAGGCTGGGCAGTTTACGGCGCTGCAAAACACGCGGTTATAGGCTTAACAGAAGTGTTGGCCGCCGATGTTAAAGAATTTGGCATCTATGCTACCGTAGTAATGCCGGGCGCTTTCCGTACGCAGTTCCTCACTGCCGATTCATTAGCCATGACCGACAATAAAATTGAGGGTTACACCGAAGTGCGCGCAAACCACGATAAGCTTTTAAAGATGAACGGCAAGCAAGCCGGCGATCCGGAAAAAGCTGCAACAGCAATTATCAATACGGTTTATGAAGAAAACCCACCAGTGTATCTTTTACTGGGCGGCGATGCCTATAACCGTGCTTTGGATAAGCTGCACGTATTGGATACCGCCTATCGCCAATGGCAGGATGTAACCTGCTCTACCGATTTTTAA
- a CDS encoding helix-turn-helix domain-containing protein, whose amino-acid sequence MLRTETLDDFYQRKMNWLPGSVQQNIGHFNVFRIEDCIGPNAKHVTYSRRTFYKISMMRGDNVIHYADKSITLSGTTLMFFSPMVPYTFETMSDDRTGFFCIFTEEFFLEKFRTGLSEFPMFGLNAKPVYALNDEQDAYVTQLFEKMLDEINTEYSFKYDLIRSYVTELAYYALKTQPSENVYQHVDAKSRITSVFTELLERQFPIETPSQRFSLRSANDFAQRLSVHVNHLNRAIRETTGKTTTDHIADRLLSEAKSLLRHTDWNISEIGYCLGFEEPTHFNNFFKKQTQQTPSSFRNV is encoded by the coding sequence ATGTTGAGAACAGAAACACTTGATGATTTTTATCAGCGTAAAATGAACTGGCTGCCCGGCAGCGTACAGCAAAACATTGGGCACTTTAACGTATTCAGGATAGAGGATTGCATTGGCCCCAATGCCAAACATGTTACCTACAGCCGCCGCACGTTTTATAAAATAAGCATGATGCGTGGCGATAATGTGATTCACTATGCCGATAAAAGTATTACGCTTTCGGGCACTACGCTAATGTTTTTCAGCCCGATGGTGCCTTACACCTTCGAAACCATGTCGGACGACAGAACAGGCTTCTTCTGCATATTTACCGAAGAGTTTTTCCTCGAAAAATTCCGTACCGGGCTGAGCGAGTTTCCGATGTTTGGCCTCAATGCCAAGCCTGTATATGCTTTAAATGATGAACAGGACGCCTATGTTACCCAGCTTTTTGAAAAAATGCTGGATGAGATCAATACCGAATATTCTTTTAAATATGATCTTATCCGAAGCTATGTAACCGAGTTGGCTTACTACGCGCTTAAAACCCAGCCATCTGAAAATGTGTATCAGCATGTTGACGCCAAATCACGCATCACATCGGTGTTTACCGAATTATTGGAAAGGCAATTCCCTATCGAAACCCCTTCACAGCGTTTTTCCCTGCGCTCGGCCAATGATTTTGCGCAGCGCCTATCGGTACATGTTAACCACCTGAACAGGGCTATCCGCGAAACCACAGGCAAAACCACCACCGATCATATTGCCGACAGGCTGCTGAGCGAAGCCAAGTCATTATTGAGGCATACCGACTGGAATATCTCGGAAATTGGCTACTGCCTGGGCTTTGAAGAACCTACCCATTTTAATAACTTCTTTAAAAAACAAACACAGCAAACGCCAAGTTCGTTCAGGAATGTTTGA
- a CDS encoding anti-sigma factor family protein, producing the protein MNTIEEKLWNYIDGTCTPAEQDAITRLIEQDEVYASKYAELMALNAEFATMEFDEPSMAFNYRVMEAIRAEQAITPLKATINKKIILGIAAFFVLSILALLVLVCSNVQITANPFSAISLKLPDNIKMPNASGLFKKTFMQGFFIFDVILALFLTDSYLRRKKAAKQT; encoded by the coding sequence ATGAACACCATCGAAGAAAAACTTTGGAACTATATTGATGGTACCTGCACGCCGGCCGAGCAGGACGCCATTACCCGGCTTATTGAGCAGGATGAGGTGTACGCATCAAAATATGCCGAACTAATGGCCTTAAATGCCGAGTTTGCTACAATGGAGTTCGACGAGCCATCAATGGCCTTTAATTATAGGGTTATGGAAGCAATCCGCGCAGAGCAGGCTATAACTCCGTTAAAGGCTACTATTAATAAAAAAATAATATTAGGTATAGCTGCCTTTTTTGTACTGAGCATACTGGCTTTGTTGGTACTTGTATGCTCAAATGTACAGATTACAGCAAATCCGTTCAGCGCAATCAGCCTCAAATTGCCGGATAATATCAAAATGCCTAACGCTTCCGGTTTATTCAAAAAAACCTTTATGCAAGGTTTTTTCATTTTTGATGTCATTTTGGCCCTATTTTTAACTGATAGTTATTTGCGTAGAAAAAAAGCTGCAAAACAGACATAA
- a CDS encoding RNA polymerase sigma factor → MQSKLSDIELIEQTLAGNQFAYADLVKRHQRFVFTLAMRFAKGREDAEEIAQDCFVKAYRSLASFQGQSKFSTWLYSIVYTTAMTFLRKKRVDTDSIDDEGTFVQVESHESAFDTNNIENKSRSFYLNQAIAQLLPDDATIITLFYKGEQSLEEIAQTMGIETNTVKVKLFRARQRLKEKLERNLKHEVKELI, encoded by the coding sequence ATGCAGAGCAAGCTTTCAGATATCGAACTTATTGAGCAAACCCTTGCGGGCAACCAATTCGCTTATGCCGATTTGGTAAAGCGCCATCAGCGTTTTGTTTTTACGCTGGCCATGCGTTTTGCCAAAGGCCGCGAAGACGCCGAAGAGATTGCACAGGATTGTTTTGTGAAGGCATACCGGTCGCTGGCAAGTTTCCAGGGGCAATCAAAATTCAGTACCTGGCTGTACAGTATAGTTTACACTACAGCCATGACATTTTTAAGGAAGAAACGGGTTGATACCGATTCGATTGATGACGAGGGGACTTTTGTACAGGTTGAAAGCCACGAATCGGCTTTTGATACCAATAATATTGAAAACAAATCCAGGTCGTTTTACCTTAACCAGGCCATTGCGCAATTGCTGCCTGATGATGCCACCATTATTACCCTGTTTTATAAAGGGGAGCAATCGTTAGAGGAAATTGCCCAAACCATGGGCATTGAAACCAATACGGTTAAGGTTAAACTATTCAGGGCGCGCCAGCGTTTGAAAGAAAAGCTGGAGCGCAATTTAAAACACGAGGTGAAAGAACTGATATGA
- a CDS encoding carboxylesterase/lipase family protein, producing the protein MKHLLPLLLLLPLLRTSAIAQNKSLDIIKTNTGEISGFTNPSGDVHIYKGIPFAAPPLGDLRWKEPQPVQPWQGVKKCTEFAASPMQGKPDEFGVYTREFLIPYEPISEDCLYLNVWTGAKSSVEKRPVLVYIYGGGFVSGGAGVPIYDGEAMAKKGIIFITINYRVGIFGFFAHPELTKESPHHASGNYGLMDQLAALKWVRQNIVAFGGDPDKVTIAGQSAGSMSVNCLVASPLGKGLFNGAIAESGASFIAPRGYGSLADAEAAGAKLATTLGAVSIADLRNKPAAQLAGKGQSRPVVDGYVLPQSIADIFAAHKQNDVPVLTGWNEDDAFVGPPKNAADYKKMIEDQYKDEATEVLKLYPGNTDAEAAVSQTRLNRDQIFGMQNYTWANVQSETAKSKIYVYRFTRRLPATPAFEKYGAFHTGEVAYAYDNLKFLNRPWEPVDQQLATTMSAYWANFVKTGNPNGKGLPQWPAYTADKNSIMMLGEKPAAKPLPDKAALDFMVKKASK; encoded by the coding sequence ATGAAACACCTACTGCCGCTGTTATTGCTACTACCACTACTCCGCACCTCTGCTATCGCACAAAATAAGAGCCTCGATATAATAAAAACCAACACCGGTGAAATATCAGGCTTTACCAACCCTTCCGGCGATGTACATATTTACAAAGGCATCCCCTTCGCCGCCCCGCCGCTTGGCGATCTGCGCTGGAAGGAACCGCAACCGGTACAACCCTGGCAAGGCGTTAAAAAATGCACCGAATTTGCGGCCAGCCCCATGCAGGGTAAACCCGATGAATTTGGCGTTTATACCCGCGAGTTTTTAATCCCATATGAGCCCATCAGCGAAGACTGCCTGTACCTGAATGTGTGGACGGGTGCAAAATCATCAGTAGAAAAAAGACCGGTGCTGGTTTATATCTATGGGGGAGGCTTTGTAAGCGGAGGCGCGGGTGTGCCTATTTATGATGGTGAGGCAATGGCCAAAAAAGGGATCATATTTATTACGATCAATTATAGGGTTGGCATTTTCGGTTTCTTCGCGCATCCGGAGTTAACCAAAGAATCGCCCCATCATGCCTCGGGTAATTATGGTTTGATGGATCAGCTGGCAGCCTTGAAGTGGGTAAGGCAAAATATCGTGGCTTTTGGCGGCGACCCGGATAAGGTTACCATAGCCGGGCAATCGGCCGGATCAATGAGTGTGAACTGTTTGGTGGCCTCGCCGTTGGGTAAAGGTTTATTTAACGGAGCTATTGCCGAAAGCGGTGCCAGTTTTATTGCCCCGCGCGGATACGGTAGCCTGGCAGACGCCGAGGCGGCCGGTGCTAAACTGGCGACAACTTTAGGCGCTGTATCTATTGCCGATTTAAGAAACAAACCCGCCGCCCAACTGGCAGGCAAAGGCCAAAGCCGTCCGGTTGTTGACGGTTATGTGCTGCCCCAAAGTATTGCTGATATTTTTGCCGCGCATAAACAAAACGATGTACCGGTATTAACGGGATGGAATGAGGACGATGCGTTCGTCGGTCCGCCAAAAAATGCCGCCGATTATAAAAAGATGATTGAAGATCAATATAAAGATGAGGCAACCGAAGTTTTAAAGCTTTATCCGGGTAATACGGATGCCGAGGCAGCTGTATCACAAACCCGCCTTAACCGCGACCAGATCTTCGGCATGCAAAATTACACCTGGGCCAATGTGCAAAGCGAAACAGCGAAATCAAAAATATATGTGTATCGCTTTACCCGCCGTTTGCCCGCTACCCCCGCGTTTGAAAAATATGGAGCCTTTCATACCGGCGAGGTTGCTTATGCTTATGATAACCTGAAGTTTTTAAACCGCCCCTGGGAACCAGTTGATCAGCAACTGGCCACTACCATGAGCGCGTACTGGGCAAATTTTGTAAAAACCGGAAATCCGAATGGCAAGGGTTTACCGCAATGGCCCGCTTATACCGCTGATAAAAATTCTATCATGATGCTTGGTGAAAAGCCAGCGGCAAAACCGTTACCTGATAAAGCTGCTTTGGACTTTATGGTGAAGAAAGCCTCCAAATAA
- a CDS encoding glycoside hydrolase family 3 protein: MANQLKIMALLALLPAAVASAQTKWTEKKSGDIVFVSNAGGQSLGYSSTSGVKILTVDGLAFKDLNKNGKLDKYEDWRLPVDVRAKDLASKMSVEQIAGLMLYSRHQPIPAAAGGPFAGTYNGKVFAESGAKASDLSDQQKQFLAKDNVRHVLVTSVQSPEIAAQWNNNAQAFVEGQGLGIPNNNSSDPRHGTVATAEYNAGAGGAISMWPGSLGFAATFDPEVVKNFGHIAAQEYRALGISTALSPQVDIATDPRWSRVSGTFGEDPQLAADMARAYIDGFQTSAADKEIAGGWGYNSVNAMVKHWPGGGAGEGGRDAHYAFGKYAVYPGNNFKQHMIPFTEGAFKLNGKTGMAAAVMPYYTISFNQDIKNHENVANNYNSYIINDLLRKKYKYDGVVCTDWLVTGDETTLDSFLSGKSWGVEGLTIAQRHYKVLMAGVDQFGGNNEVAPVVEAYQIGVKEHGEAFMRSRFEQSAVRLLRNIFRTGLFENPYLDPETSKQIVGKPEFMDAGYQAQLKSIVMLKNKANILPLQSGKTVYVPKKFTPAGRNFLGMETPEKLEYPVNIETVKKYFKVTDNPDEADYALVFIASPNSGGGYDGKDAKNGGNGYVPVSLQYGEYTAATARATSIAGGDPLEKFTNRSYKDKSGKAINITDLAMVTDTYAKMKGKPVIVSVNMNNPMVFGELEKQANAIIVDFGVQGQASLDIMTGKAEPSALLPLQMPVDMQTVEAQFEDVPHDLKCYVDEQGNKYDFGFGLNWKGVIKDARVDKYVKGVAKP; encoded by the coding sequence ATGGCTAATCAACTAAAAATTATGGCTTTGCTGGCCCTGTTACCGGCAGCCGTGGCCTCGGCACAAACCAAATGGACTGAGAAAAAATCGGGCGATATTGTTTTTGTTTCCAATGCAGGTGGGCAAAGCCTGGGCTACAGCAGTACATCGGGTGTGAAAATATTAACTGTGGATGGCCTTGCGTTTAAAGACCTGAACAAAAACGGCAAGCTGGATAAGTATGAAGACTGGCGCCTGCCGGTTGATGTGCGTGCCAAAGATCTTGCCTCGAAAATGAGCGTAGAGCAAATTGCCGGGCTGATGCTGTACAGCCGCCATCAGCCTATCCCGGCCGCTGCGGGCGGACCTTTTGCGGGCACCTACAATGGCAAAGTGTTTGCCGAAAGCGGCGCTAAGGCATCCGATCTGTCCGATCAGCAGAAACAATTTTTAGCTAAGGATAATGTAAGGCACGTACTGGTAACATCGGTACAAAGCCCTGAGATTGCCGCGCAATGGAATAATAATGCACAGGCTTTTGTTGAAGGACAGGGCTTGGGTATTCCCAATAATAACAGCTCTGACCCACGGCATGGTACCGTAGCCACCGCCGAATACAATGCAGGTGCAGGCGGCGCTATTTCGATGTGGCCGGGTTCGCTGGGTTTTGCGGCAACTTTTGATCCCGAAGTGGTAAAAAACTTTGGCCATATAGCCGCGCAGGAATACCGGGCTTTGGGGATCTCGACAGCGCTTTCGCCGCAGGTTGATATCGCGACAGATCCGCGCTGGTCGAGGGTGAGCGGTACTTTTGGTGAGGACCCGCAGCTGGCCGCTGATATGGCGCGTGCTTATATTGATGGTTTCCAAACCTCGGCTGCCGATAAGGAAATAGCCGGCGGCTGGGGCTACAACAGCGTTAACGCTATGGTAAAGCACTGGCCGGGCGGCGGTGCAGGCGAGGGCGGCCGTGATGCGCATTATGCCTTTGGTAAATATGCTGTGTATCCGGGCAATAACTTTAAACAGCACATGATCCCTTTTACCGAGGGAGCTTTTAAACTGAACGGCAAAACCGGGATGGCGGCGGCTGTGATGCCTTATTATACCATCTCCTTTAACCAGGATATTAAAAACCACGAGAATGTGGCCAATAACTACAACTCGTACATTATTAATGACCTGCTCCGTAAAAAATATAAATACGATGGCGTGGTTTGTACCGATTGGCTGGTTACCGGCGATGAGACTACGTTGGATTCATTCCTGTCGGGCAAATCATGGGGTGTTGAGGGTTTAACCATTGCGCAACGCCACTATAAAGTATTGATGGCCGGGGTAGACCAGTTTGGCGGCAATAACGAAGTTGCGCCGGTTGTTGAGGCTTACCAGATTGGTGTGAAAGAACATGGCGAAGCCTTTATGCGCTCAAGGTTCGAACAATCGGCTGTGCGATTACTGCGTAATATTTTCAGAACAGGATTGTTTGAGAACCCATACCTCGACCCCGAAACCTCCAAACAAATAGTTGGTAAGCCGGAGTTTATGGATGCCGGTTACCAGGCGCAGCTAAAATCAATAGTGATGCTGAAAAACAAGGCTAATATATTGCCTTTGCAAAGCGGCAAAACGGTGTACGTGCCTAAAAAATTCACTCCGGCTGGTCGTAATTTTTTAGGGATGGAAACGCCCGAAAAATTGGAATATCCTGTAAATATTGAAACGGTAAAAAAATATTTTAAAGTAACAGATAATCCCGATGAGGCAGATTACGCCCTGGTATTCATTGCCAGCCCCAACAGCGGCGGTGGTTATGATGGCAAAGATGCCAAAAACGGGGGTAATGGCTATGTGCCGGTAAGCCTGCAATACGGCGAGTATACTGCAGCTACTGCCCGGGCTACCAGTATTGCCGGAGGCGATCCGCTGGAAAAATTTACCAATCGTAGCTATAAAGATAAATCGGGCAAGGCCATTAACATTACCGATTTGGCTATGGTTACCGATACTTATGCCAAAATGAAAGGCAAACCGGTTATTGTATCGGTTAATATGAACAACCCCATGGTGTTTGGCGAGCTTGAAAAACAGGCCAATGCCATTATTGTTGATTTCGGGGTGCAGGGCCAGGCTTCGCTTGATATTATGACAGGCAAGGCCGAACCATCGGCACTATTGCCGCTGCAAATGCCTGTTGATATGCAAACGGTAGAAGCCCAGTTTGAAGATGTGCCGCACGATTTAAAATGTTATGTGGATGAGCAGGGCAATAAGTACGATTTTGGCTTCGGCTTGAATTGGAAGGGAGTGATAAAGGATGCGCGTGTGGATAAGTATGTGAAGGGTGTGGCGAAGCCGTAA